The nucleotide sequence GGCTCGTTCCTCGGTGGTTGGTTGGGCGGTGTGGTCTATGATCGAACAGGCAACTACGATTTGATCTGGCAGGTAGCCGTTGTCTTGAGCGTGCTCGCGGCAGCGCTAAACTGGCCAGTGCGTGAGCGGCCGGTGGCGAGGTTGCAGGCACACATGGAGGCAGTATGAATTGCGCGGGATACTGGTTGGTTGGGGCAGGGCTGGCAGCGTTGTTGCTGATTGCCTGGTGGGGTTGGCAGCGCAGCGGCCTGGCGTTGATGCAACTGGGTATGTCGATCTGTTAAGTTCTTCTGAAGCTATTTGAGGACACCCGACATGCTCAAGCGCTGGCTTGCAGTACCTGCCCTGATGATGACGTTTGGCGGAGTTGCCCTGGGCGCCGATTGCCCGGCGTTGCTGGAAGGCCAATTGCCAAAATTGCGCGCCAAGGAATCCATCGACCTCTGCCAGCGTTTTGCCGGCAAGCCGCTGGTGATCGTCAACACCGCGAGCTTCTGCGGGTTTGCTCCGCAGTTCAAAGGGTTGGAGGCGCTGTACCAGCGCTACAAAGGCGCTGGGCTGGAGGTGATTGGCGTGCCGTCCGACGACTTCAAGCAGGAGGCCAAGACCGAGGAAGAGACCGCCAAGGTCTGCTACGTCAATTACGGCGTGACTTTCACCATGACCGACCCACAGAAGGTCAGGGGGAAAGAAGCGGTGCATCTGTTCCAGGTCCTGGCGCAGCAGACCGGCGCGCC is from Pseudomonas mucidolens and encodes:
- a CDS encoding glutathione peroxidase, which produces MMTFGGVALGADCPALLEGQLPKLRAKESIDLCQRFAGKPLVIVNTASFCGFAPQFKGLEALYQRYKGAGLEVIGVPSDDFKQEAKTEEETAKVCYVNYGVTFTMTDPQKVRGKEAVHLFQVLAQQTGAPKWNFYKYVVDRQGKVIANFSSLTKPDDPDLIKAVEQALASKP